The nucleotide window CTTATCAAAAAATTTTAGACAAAAACAAGGTTCTATTAAGTAGTCTAACGTTTTTAACAACTTTGGGCATAGTGTTTATTTTGGGTAATAAAACGATTATTATTTTACTTTTTATTTTAGTGGGTTTCTATTTTATAAACAACCTTAAGAACTTGAGAAAATTTATTTTAAGCATAGTTGCGCTGGTTATTCTGGGAGTGGCTTCATTCAATATTCCAATTGTAAAAGAACGCTTTGTTACCATGTTTAAGACCATGGACTTTGACATGGAAGTTATAAAAACAAAAAACAGTTTTACTGTAACCAAAAACACATTAGAGCATAGAATTTTAATAAACTATCTTTCTTTTAACGAAATTATAGAGGCTTTACCCTTTGGTGTTGGTACAGGCGATGTAGAAGATGTATTAAAAAAACAATATAAAGAGGCCAATTTTAAGGCTGGAATGTTAAATAACTTTAATAGCCACAATCAATATTTTTATGAGTTTTTTAAAACTGGGCTTTTGGGTGGAGTTACATTCATTGTATTGCTTTTCTTTTTAATTGAAAGAGCGTACCATTCAAATGGTTTGGCTCTTATACTCACAATTTTCTTTGCATTAGCTTGTTTTATTGAGTCCTATCTTTTCAGACAGCATGGAGTTACTATATTTGCGTTTGTAATCCCTCTATTTTTAAATCAAAAACTTAAAACCAATCATAAATGAAGATATTAAGAATTTTTATTATTAGTATGCTCGTTTTTTTTTCATGTAAGAATGAAGAAAAGCAAAGAGAGAATACAGAGAGTTCAAATCCTAAAGAGGCGTTTAACGACTCTAGCTACGTTTTAGACCCTAAGTTTCCAATAGGTGACGCAAGAAGATATGGTGTTACCGCAAGTACGGCAAAACTAAAACACCCATATACAGGTAAAAATAGATTTACAACCACACTAGATCTAGCCCAAGAATATGGTTTAGAGATGACTTTTCCTAGCGGTTTTTATAAAATGAACTTAGATTTATCATCTTATAAAGATCTAAAACTCAACTTCAATAATTCTGAGTTTAGCCTAATTCAAATAGTTCAGATGAACGATTCTCTTCCTATTCCCAAGAATATTACATTAGGCGGAACATTAGTAGCCTTTGATAGACTTGCCATTACAGAAGCTCAAAATATAATTATCGATTCAATAATTATTAAATCCGATAAACAAAAAAATCTTTTAAGTGGAAGATCTAGAGGCTGCCACATTTATCATGGAAGCGAAGATATTAAGATAAAATATCTACAGGTTAATGACTTAGGGTCAGATCCAATAAAAGATAAATATACACACGCTGCGTTGGCAATTGATGGTTGGAATAATAATCCTGTAAATGTTCAAATTGAAGAAATATATATTAAATCTACAGACAGACATGGTATTTATATAACAGGAAAGGACCATTTAATTGGCGATGTTATTATAGACAGATTTGGCGTGGGCTCTTCAGAGGGTATGGATGGTATGCAAGACGCTCAGCTTGGTGAGGAAAAAGAGTTTAAAGCCCTGTGGATCAACAAATGCTATGATAGTTTTATTGAAAATATAACGATTAACGAAAAAGATTCTAAAGCTAAATACAATGCCCATTTTGATGCAGGAGATAAGACTAGGCCATTTACAATAGGAAATTTTAAAGTTATAAACGACAATCCTAAAATAGATACCTTAGAGGAAGAAAACAGTGGTGTAGTTATTGAAATTATGGACTAACAGAAGTAGTTTCCTGAATATTGAGCTGGCAGATATGATAAAGTATATAAAAAAACACGCCATGTTTGGTGTAATTTTTACATCTGCAAAAGCATTGGTATATTTTGTGCCATTATTACTTGCAGATGTTTTAACAACATCAGACTTTGGGATTTTAGAATACGCTTTGGCTGGATTGGGCATGGTAACTAATGCCTTGTTTAACCTTGGTGTACCTGGTGCTTACCCCTACTTTATAATTCGAAAAGAGCAAAGCGAAGTAAAACATGGATTTTCGCTACATCCAATAATTCTTTTAATCCCATTCTTAATCAATCAAATAGCATATTTTGTCCTTGATCTAGATCTTAGTTTTTATTTAGCTTTTAATATTTCTTACATCATTTCTAACCAAGTCTTTTACTCTACACAACTAAAATCTCACGAAAAATCGAGTTTTGCCGTAATTTTAGACTCTGGACTTTACATAGTTCTTTTTTTGCTTTTTATAGCTTACAAAGTAGGGCTAACAGATACTGATATTAATACCATTAACACCTTTATTCTTTGTTACTCTTTTATTTATATATTCATAGCCATTTATAGTTTTTTAAGAAATAAGAGAAAAAACCTTGTCACGGCATATAAAACAATATTGCGGTTTAGCATTCATCTACTTATCTCTACTTTTTTAATTTTTTTAATTACAACATCGGGTAGAATATTGGTCGAATATTTTTTTGGCTTTGAAGAGGTTGGTGTTTACGCCTTTTACTTTAGGTTGGCGGCTATTGTAGTTATGATT belongs to Winogradskyella sp. J14-2 and includes:
- a CDS encoding O-antigen ligase family protein, which produces MIKHRDSIIYSLYGIICLAFILSYAITNIASVLLLAMFFIDNKSELVDKFKYIKTNKIIGLYIAFFVIQLVGLIYTSNLNEGLRRITVMLPLLFLPMVVISERKNDSCFARLMSVLQFAIPIIFVVLIFFHVFYDDRVISTFVHFTIEEKLGISQFYLVFILILPLYVSYQKILDKNKVLLSSLTFLTTLGIVFILGNKTIIILLFILVGFYFINNLKNLRKFILSIVALVILGVASFNIPIVKERFVTMFKTMDFDMEVIKTKNSFTVTKNTLEHRILINYLSFNEIIEALPFGVGTGDVEDVLKKQYKEANFKAGMLNNFNSHNQYFYEFFKTGLLGGVTFIVLLFFLIERAYHSNGLALILTIFFALACFIESYLFRQHGVTIFAFVIPLFLNQKLKTNHK
- a CDS encoding oligosaccharide flippase family protein, coding for MIKYIKKHAMFGVIFTSAKALVYFVPLLLADVLTTSDFGILEYALAGLGMVTNALFNLGVPGAYPYFIIRKEQSEVKHGFSLHPIILLIPFLINQIAYFVLDLDLSFYLAFNISYIISNQVFYSTQLKSHEKSSFAVILDSGLYIVLFLLFIAYKVGLTDTDINTINTFILCYSFIYIFIAIYSFLRNKRKNLVTAYKTILRFSIHLLISTFLIFLITTSGRILVEYFFGFEEVGVYAFYFRLAAIVVMIHQVINIAFFKKIYTANPLVLDKYFSIFFVLISILSIIIYLVSPYIVRHLSDFFNNTYERFNDIYFILSAQMVMWIASALNSNIIDRENLAKKNNVFFFLLILLVLVLIYLFRYKMTFSDLIYIHFSSIYIACMIQFFSLSRKRIFFKKTGAILTLIFIFQSSYYFINF